The genomic interval AATGTTTCTCCTAAAGCAGCTTCAGGGTCATACACACCACTGCAGTaatggtgggtgggtggatagAGCTGCATTAACCATTATAATTAGAAAGTGACTGTTAACAAATGCAATAAATCACACACAACTTTCAGCGTTTGCAGACATCAGGAAGGAGAGCAGAGAAGAAAATGTTTGAGTTAAAGTGATGAATGTGAGCTGAGGCTGACAGTAATCATTAACAGAGGTGTGAAAAAGACGGAGatttttttacacaatgttTGCTGATAACAAAGCTAAAGTATTTTAGAGCCACGTTTCTTATCCCTAAAGTCAACACGCGCTCACAttgtcagctgctgtttgtccaGTTCCTTTCCATCACTTTGTTAAATTACAGGTATCACACTCTGATATCTTTGTGCTGCCTGTTTAAACTTTAGTGCACGATTCAGACTCTGTAAACTTGTCATGTCAAGTGTTTTattccattttaaaactgtgcCTCTGTACGCTGCTGAGATCTGCAGATACCGTGCGTTGTGCTGAGGctggagtttttattttttccgcTGAGATTAACGTAAACCTTGTCTGCTGCAGGGACTGAGACGCTTTCCCAGGCGTCACGTTACCGCACACAAAGACTCAGCCAGcacacacagtgctgtgtgtctgcaggcttcagctgcagctctgagaacAGCTTCAAATACACACCAATGTCTTTGTGAGGACAATGTTGTGATCTTCCCTTTGAGAATATTCAGATTGTCTTGAAGTCAAAATGCTTTAAATCAGGTCTGTGATTAACATTCAGACAGCTTTAGATATTTGACTTTGGCGGCAAAGTTTATTTGTTAGTGGTTTACTTAAAATattgtgacatttttgtttgtttgtaaggATCATCATGCTGAATATAGTATATAAGGATCATAAACTTATCATAGGGATTCTTTTCTGCAGTAATCTTTAAGCCTATTGAAAATCCTGTTGACTTTCTGTTGTGGGAACCAGTTCAGTGGGAACTTCTGGGCTGTCCTGTGGAAAAGCAGTGATGCTCTTGTCTTTGCAGACTACGTCTCCACGTGAGGACATAAGCAGCGTGACTGCACTGTTCTTACTGAGAAACAGATCCGGGCAGAGAACGTTGCGTCTTTGTGAGGATATCAGCAGTTTCATGTGTTTCAGTAGGTTTGGACTTACGTAAGATCTCCCATTGGTGGCTTCGAAGCGGCTGTGAGTGGTGTACAGAGGGATGTCATCTCTGCTAGTCAGGTGGTTGTAGggactgaagctgctgaagcgccccctgcagcagcagcaccacaccAGCTGGAGAGACAAAACAATAAGCTGGTCAGCTGTAACACCAGAGTCAGTGTGAATATTTAAAACACTGATGATGGAAGGAGGAAGCTTATTAAATACGAGATATGTGAAAACAGTGCAAATATACGTGGTCATCAGCCTTtggtgtctgtttgttttggtgAGAATCAACATGCAGAAGCAGACTGTGTGCAGAGGGAGCGTGCTCCCATCATGCTGTTAGTGCTCAAGTGCTACAGTTTATCACCATCACAGAAAGGCACCagtgcagttttatttgttgtacTGGCTGAACTGGATCTGACACCATAAAACAGAAGCTTCTGCTGTCACTGTGGAGAGTGATGCTAAAGGAGAAAGGAGTCGGTTTGCTCTCAGATTTTTATGTGAATTCAGTGAGAATAAGTCAGTGGTTTAAGTCCAAATGGAGCTACAAACCTTGTGACTTTGCTCCGGGGCAAACGCTTAATGCTGGTGTCCTGTTTCACTAACGATCGCTGCTCTCACAGTGAAGAATAAAAGTCCTATAGTCCTCGTCCATGAGTCACAAGTGTGCTGTTTCTTATAATTGCTCAAACCTCGGGGGTGCATTTCCTCTGCTGCCTCAGATTTCTTAGTGAAATAAAGTTCCAAATTTAGTTATAATGTAAAAGTGGTGGTGACAAAAACCAACAGGGTGACTGAGTGAATTATCCAGCAAGTTTTACTGTGGCAGGAAAAAACACGTTGAACCACAGGAGGCTGCAGATGGACAGATTAGCAGCAGATGTCACCCACAGGTTTCAGGCTTCACTCAGGTCATATCTGGGGTTTGATTACTGAGTTGGAAAGTTCAACAAATTTGTGCAGTTATAAAGAAGAAAAGCCTGAATTGAGTTCCTGTAACTTGGAGGGCGAGAGGACATTTAAAACTAGCTGGAAGAAGCAGAGAAGTctgaagacctgctgaaagCATTGTAAGGTGATAACTAGGTGATAAGGTGAGTTGGCCTAGTGAGGACTGAAAGTCCACTAGCCATGGGACAAACACCAGAGGACACCTTGGGTGTATCTTTGGCTGCCAGCAGCTTTAACAAAATGGTATTTGACACCCTGGGAATGAGAGCACATTGGTTACCAACTGTGACAGTGGTACAGTCACTGAAGAGACTGCATGGTACTCCTGTAACTAAAACGGATGCAGTGAGTTGGTCTTCATCTTTGTTGCATCCGATTGCTCGGGTCTTCATAAAGATATGGCCTCACCGTATTGACTCCCAAGGCTGGAGGTACAGTATGGAACAGAAGATGTTAAACTGTGTGCACTCACCAGTGCGATCAGCAGCAGGAGCCGCAGCAGCAGAACCACAGACGCCAGGACCAGCAGAGCTATACCCCACCCAGGAACTCCCTCACTGCTGCCGGCTGCAGGCGCTGTCGTGCTCTGGGTCATGTTCGAGGTTGTACTTGAGGCTGTATTCAGAGTTGAATTTGGTTGGTTTGGGGAGGCAGAAACAGGTGAGCTCGTGGCTGTGGTCGTTCCACTGCTCGCCGTGGTGGGGGAGGACGTGGAATTGGCACTGGTGCTGGGAGGAGGCGTGGTAGGGCTTGTGGTGTTTGCTGTTGTATTTGCAGAAGAGTTGCTCTGTAGTGTTGGAGCTGCGGTCGTCATGTTTCCGTCTGTGGTGGTAATAGTGGTTGCAGATGTGCTGTTGGTGCTGTTGGTGGAGTCAGTAGATGTTGACGTGTTGATGGAAGAGGAAGTGGTGGTTACAGGTAGAGGTGTTGTGGTGAGACTGTTGGTTTCAGTACCACTGGTTGTTGAGTTTGTGGAGGACACTAATGGAAAAACAACGGTTTTTAATTGTGTGCAACAATTTTCAAAACTGATTAATAATCTTATGATAGCTTATGATCATTAGCATCGGGGAAATCAAAGGTATTGATAGATTTTAATGCCTGAAAACGGAATCATTTGCTGAAATATAATAAACATGCATTCTCTGTAATGGCCACCGGGGTGTGACTCCTACACAAAGAAGCTGATTCTGTCTGCGATAAAATGGGCCTGCTGCTGATCTGTGAGCTCACCTGATTGAGACCATAAATTCATCAGGTGAGCTCACAGATCAGCAGCAGGCCCATTTTCATACTTTCACATcttagtgaataaaatatggtgttaattatgaaaataattaacattttgGGTGAGTCcggtttttccttttcttcagaaATCATTACCCCCCTATACACAGTTTTATGTAGGAAATATGTTCCTTCTACCAAACTACAGCTAGCTGGGGCATGGTTGCTGCTGGGTCAACAATATAGGACAAACAAAAGATATAACAGCTGAAATATAACAGAAAGTGATTactgaacatttaaaaatgctga from Archocentrus centrarchus isolate MPI-CPG fArcCen1 unplaced genomic scaffold, fArcCen1 scaffold_96_ctg1, whole genome shotgun sequence carries:
- the LOC115778025 gene encoding cell wall protein DAN4-like; this translates as METLLALCLALSLTASVSSTNSTTSGTETNSLTTTPLPVTTTSSSINTSTSTDSTNSTNSTSATTITTTDGNMTTAAPTLQSNSSANTTANTTSPTTPPPSTSANSTSSPTTASSGTTTATSSPVSASPNQPNSTLNTASSTTSNMTQSTTAPAAGSSEGVPGWGIALLVLASVVLLLRLLLLIALLVWCCCCRGRFSSFSPYNHLTSRDDIPLYTTHSRFEATNGRSYVVNMMEADGLHGVLREFQTRDILILELMH